In Portunus trituberculatus isolate SZX2019 chromosome 33, ASM1759143v1, whole genome shotgun sequence, the following proteins share a genomic window:
- the LOC123512419 gene encoding splicing factor ESS-2 homolog — protein sequence MSEGQDSGGMAVEVTNQGVEVFKKPLLPAPHKKRKVLDEENYVREMEKIIERDFFPDLDNLKERMEYIEAKESNNVGKLRALFKKYASEGNASTLRSIENSPATFETPAEAKGCFTPASHRSQDSDAEAAKEEKESVKESEGKGEMSLDEFLARHTSEDNESFEELMKDNERRFRQKHAWMFEAEEKHNKDHIPNLALPSAEQQVEASVLAITGVSQEKDTRPKSVENWKFNTFNSVMFVPDGVDMSQDKLIELRKQKKQAISLQNTRFDGNPFTETMSAAAMLEASAVQAIKKEGKVGVDGRDLGKETPRVNGYNFVTAPSPVPGVDASPLMTWGEVEGTPCQLDGSQTPLLKKHTQGPSYRIPQLPSRDRIGHRLSEQASQKHRNKKLKAVMAAKQGLTSPMIRFGSQSSQERMMSMSPAAQKLLKSKVKLQHGVDKVLQASYTPSPSLRRTPATPGATTPSFGDLTCVSRSTTPKMRTRTKRMAAVGAEDAEFSSGLTDNLLDLPRRSRKLSPQEENSTQPPPANRNCAADFF from the exons ATGAGTGAGGGCCAGGACTCAGGAGGGATGGCGGTGGAGGTGACCAACCAGGGTGTAGAGGTGTTCAAGAAGCCCCTGCTGCCGGCGCcccacaagaagaggaaggtgctGGATGAGGAAAACTACGTCAGA gagatggaaaagatCATAGAGCGAGACTTCTTCCCTGACCTGGACAACCTGAAGGAGAGGATGGAATATATAGAGGCCAAGGAGAGCAACAATGTGGGCAAACTGAGGGCACTGTTCAAGAAATACGCCAGCGAGGGCAACGCGTCGACACTCCGCAGCATTGAGAACAGCCCGGCCACCTTTGAGACACCAGCAGAGGCAAAGGGCTGCTTCACCCCTGCCTCCCACCGCTCCCAGGACTCTGATGCTGAGGCtgccaaggaggagaaggagtcagTGAAGGAATCTGAGGGCAAGGGTGAGATGTCCCTGGATGAGTTCCTGGCGCGACACACCAGTGAGGATAACGAAAGCTTTGAGGAACTGATGAAGGATAATGAACGGAGGTTTAGACAGAAG CATGCGTGGATGTTCGAGGCGGAGGAGAAACACAACAAGGACCACATACCGAACCTTGCCCTGCCCTCCGCTGAGCAGCAGGTGGAGGCGAGTGTCCTGGCCATCACCGGTGTGTCCCAGGAGAAAGACACCAGGCCCAAGAGTGTGGAAAACTGGAAATTCAACACCTTCAATTCAGTCATGTTTGTGCCAGATG GAGTTGACATGTCCCAGGATAAGCTGATAGAGTTaaggaagcagaagaaacaAGCGATCAGCCTCCAGAACACCCGCTTTGATGGCAACCCCTTTACGGAGACCATGAGTGCAGCGGCCATGCTGGAGGCCTCGGCGGTGCAAGCCATTAAGAAGGAGGGCAAGGTTGGGGTGGATG GCCGAGATTTAGGCAAGGAGACGCCCCGAGTGAATGGTTACAACTTTGTGACGGCTCCCTCGCCAGTGCCAGGGGTGGACGCCTCGCCTCTCATGACctggggagaggtggagggaaccCCATGTCAGCTGGATGGCAGTCAGACGCCCCTGCTGAAGAAACACACCCAAGGCCCCTCCTACAGGATACCCCAGCTTCCCAGTCG AGACCGCATTGGCCACCGGCTTTCAGAACAGGCCAGCCAGAAGCACCGCAACAAGAAGCTGAAGGCAGTGATGGCCGCCAAGCAGGGCCTCACTTCCCCCATGATCAGGTTTGGCTCTCAGTCCTCACAGGAGAGAATGATGTCCATGTCACCTGCTGCTCAGAAGCTTCTCAAGAGCAAGGTCAAGCTGCAGCATGGGGTAGACAAGGTCCTACAGGCCTCCTACACACCATCCCCCAGCCTGAGGCGCACCCCGGCCACCCCTGGGGCCACCACACCCAGTTTTGGAGACCTCACCTGTGTGTCTCGAAGCACCACACCCAAAATGCGGACTCGGACAAAGAGGATGGCTGCAGTGGGTGCTGAGGATGCTGAGTTCTCCTCGGGACTCACTGATAACTTGCTGGACTTGCCAAGGAGATCAAGAAAGTTATCACCTCAGGAGGAAAACAGCACACAGCCTCCACCAGCCAACAGGAATTGTGCTGCTGACTTCTTTTAg